The genomic interval gaattttcttccacttaaaaatatatttaaccCATCTTGCAAATATTTTTCAAGGTTTTCAAGTTCATCCCTATCTAGAGCAATGCTAGAATAAAATTCCTTAACTAGGGTTAGACTAAATGATCTGTCTCCAAACGTGCTTAGCCCCTGCAATTTTAGTTAATCAAAATAGCCAGACAAAGCAGATTTAAAAGCAATGACCTCATCAAAGCTGAGCCAATCAAAGAATTTCCCACAAGATATAGTtgcaatttcaattttcttaaatttatcaACATGAGCCTTATTCCTAAACTGAGAAGTTTGAGGATTACCTTTCTCGATAGAAATTCCTTTACTTGTAGacttctttgtttttgattcccttttcttctttgactatagatttataatcattttgcccttttttGAGCTAGAGGGGTTGGATCCTTCTAAGCAAGTCATTTTTACTTCCCTTTTTTCAGAAATTTTGCTCGACATTAGGGGTTTTCGCCATGGGATTTGTAGATTTAAGAGGTCAGGGTTTATCGAgcttgaagagaaaaaaagaggtAGAAAGCTGAGAGAAAGTCTAGGTTTTCAAcctttaatttttgaataGGAAATTAGTTTTTGAAGAGTTAAAAGGTCTTAAGAGTGGATTATAATCAGTTAACCCATGTTTTAATTTGCGAGTAATggtttctctttcctttttaacctttgaaattttaagtttggTGCCTGaccttttttacttttgctaACACAAGtgctttaattggttaaagcaAGCTTTAGCTGATTAAAGTTTTACTGACTTGAGAAACTCTAGTTGGACAGAATTGTTATAAccaattaagaaaatttttaattgattcaAACACTGCTAGTTTTGGCTTACATTAGGCATACAGAGTTATTCTAATTGGTTAAAGAAAATCATAACTGATTAATGCACGTCCTATCATACTTCAAGGAtttctttaactaattaaaccatgttttttaactaattaaagtaAGAAATAAAGCCAAATATCACACAAcacatcatcaaaaacatattcaTTCAAAGTTCATTTGCATCAAACATTCCTAACTCTCTtctaattttgtaaaattgatCTTCATTCAAGATTTGGTGAAAATGTCAGCTAATTGATGAAAGGTATCCATAAACTCTATTTTAACATCTTTTTTAAGCACATGATCTCTAATGAAATGATGTCTAATCTCAATTCGCTTAGTTCTAGAATGTTGAATAGGATTTTTCAAGATTTTGCACTTATGTTGTCACAAAAGATAGTAATGTCATGCATGGgcatgccaaaatcatttaattattgtCTAACCCATAATATTTGTACACAACAATTAGCTAGTGAAATATATTCAGCTTTAGCAGTTGAAAAAGCAACTGAGTTTTGTTACTTGCAAGACTAAGATACAAGCATGTTTATAGGGAATTGACAAGTACCACTGGTGttttttcaatcaattttgcTACCAGTAAATCAGCATCGAAATAACCAAGAAGATCAAAAGATAACCCTTTTGGATACCATAGGCATAAGCTTTAGGTATTCAAAAGGTATTTGAAGATCCTCTTTATAACAGTCAAATGTGATTCTTTGGGACATGATTGGAATCTTACACATAGGCATACACTAAAAAATATGTCAGGTCTACTTGCTATCAAATAAAGAAGTGAACCAATCATACTTCTATAGAGTTTCTAGTCcacattttttcctttcttatcTTTCTCAAGCTTTGTTGAGGAGTCCATTGGTTTTCCAATTGACTTCACATTCATCATACCAAATTTTTTTAGCATCTCTTTAGTGTATTTAATTTGGTTAATGAATATCCCATCCTCACATTACTTCATTTGTAGACCAAGGAGaaaactcaattttcccatcatgctcatttcaatTCACCCTGTATTTCTTTAGCAAAATTCTCACATAATTTCTCATTAGTAGCATTGAAGATTATGTTATGAACTATAAGTAaatcatttttgcttttcttttgaaaaagtGTAGTATCTACACTCCCCTTAAAAAATCCTTTTTCCATCAAGAACTTTGAAAGCCTTTCACACTAAGCTCTAAGAGCTAGCTTTAATCCATACAAAGCTTTAAGTAGTTTATAAACATGATCtatcttttcaaaatcttcaaaaccaagGGGTTTTTGAACATAAACTTCTTCTTGAATGAAACCAATTGGAAATGCAtttttaacatccatttgaaacaatttaaaattcatataacaTGCATATGCAAGCAAGCATCTAATTGCTTCTAATCTAACTATaggagcaaaggtttcattATAAACAATACCTTCTTCTTCATCGTAGCTTTGAGCAATTAATCTTGCTTTGTTTCTTACCATATTTCCCAACTCATccaatttgtttctaaatacccatttgGTAACAATAATTGGATGGTTGGTTGGCTTTGGAACCAAGGTCCAAACCCTGTTCCTTTCAAATTGGCCAAGTTCTTTTTGCATTGTAATAATCCaacattcttcttttttaacttCGTTAAAGTTCTTAGATTTTACTTGTGATATAAATGCTAAATATTCACAAGTTTCCCTTGGTCCTCTACTAATTTTGACACCTTATAAAGGCTCACCAATTATTTGCTCTTGAGGATGATTTTTTACAAATCTCCAGCTTCTAGGAAGATTGTTGTGCtacttttcttctcattgcAAGTCCTCTAGtggtatttctttttcatttttctcttttgagcTTCTCCATTATCATTTTCGTTTTCCCAGCtcatcttttccattttcttttcaaaatcatctGCATCATCATTATCAAGCACTACCTTACTTTGTGCCTTATTAGTTTCATCAAAAACAACATAAATAGATTCTTCTATAATTAAGCttcttttgttaaatattCTATAAGCTTTAGAATTTAGTGCATAGCCTAAGCAAATGACTTCATCACTCCTAGTGTTAAATTTTCCCAAGGtgtgttttccattatttaaaacaaagcATTTACATCCAAAACTCCTTAAATGTGAAATGtttggttttcttcctttataaaGCTCATAAGGAGTTTTTGAAATCATAGGTCTAATGGGAACTCTGTTCAAGATATAGGATGTTGTGTTTATAACTTTAACCCAAAAGTATTTTGGCAAattgttttcacaaagcattgtTCTTGCCATATCTTTCAAAGtcctattttttctctctacaaCTTCATTTTATTGTGGAGTTCTAGAGGTTGAAATATTCTAATAAGAATCATTTTCACTGCAAAATGtttcaaattcatttcctTTAAATTCACTACCGTGATCACTTCTAACACTAACAATGGTAAgccttttttcatttttaaccATTTTGAAATGATTAGCAAAGGTAGGCAATGCAAGAAATTTGTAAGCAAGAAAATATACCTAAGTATTcttagaatagtcatcaacaaTAACAAAGCCATATGACTTGCCTCCTAGACTAACAACATTGATAGGTCCAAACAAGTCAACATATAATAGTTTAAGTAGTCTAAAAGTTGaaatcacttttttttatttggaagaagttctaacttgttttctaaattgacatgcatcacaaattttatcattttcaaacgAAATATTTGGAAGTCTAACAACCAAGTCTTTTCTTAAGAGTTTTGAAATTGTATACATACTAGCATGTCTAAGTCTTCTATGTCACGGCCAACTATCACATACATCATTAGCCATGAGACATGAttcattcttaatttcataaaaaaagatcatatacatgttcttaattcttttgccaataaatattactttattagTGTTAATGTCAATAACTTGGCATCCATGGGAATCAAAACAAACTCTATATCCCTTGTCACAAAGTTGACTAATACTTAatagattatgctttaaacctttaacaaacaaaacatgcttgatttgagtttgagaagtgttATCAATGGTTCCAATTCCATGGATAATACCTTTGGAGTCATCACCAAAAGAAACACTTCCACCTTTATTTCTATCAAGCTTAACAAATAATCTTTCATTCCCCAGTCATATGTCTTTAGCAACCACTGTCCGTATACCAAGGTTGCTTTTCCTTTCGTTGAGCTTTCAAACATTGTTTTTTTTACCCTCGTTCAatctacaaaacaaaatttttagttcTTCTTTAAGGGACCCATACTTTGATTGGTCCTTGGAGGTTAGTGTGCACAAATAAACCTTTGGGCACCCAAACTAATTTGGTGTTGGGAATGTTACTTCCTTTATGATAGCAATTGTAAGAGATGTGACCTTTTTACCACATATATAACAATATGATgaaaatgcattctttttctttctaaaattGGCATTTCTCTtagattcttttcttttttcaatttcaatgtTGAAATTTCTTCCATTGAAATTTGAAGAGCAACATTTTCATCTAGGGCCTTTTGCAAGGATTCATTTTTACTTTCTAATTCCAACTTCAAggattcaaaatttgttttggaaagttcaagttcaatttgaaaaatatttgtttgttcaaaaacaaaattgaaatcatgcttgattttttctAATTCATCATTTAATGGCATGgctttttttctcaaaacttTGTAAGCCAACTTTTCAAATTTAGCATATAGGTATCATACTCATCTTGATAATCATAAGAAAAATCATACAAGTTAGATGTTACCTTAAGGTCTTCATCTTTTACCATCAAGCAGAAGTTTGTTCTTTCTTCCACCTTGTTTTTCTCATATTCCAAACTAAAAGAATCACTATTCAACCATGCAACAGCCACCATTACCTTTTTTGGCTTTTTGACCTTCTTTAAGGATTCCTCCTTGAGCAATAGGCATTTGGATCTAAAGTCGTTAGGTTTTTTGCATTCACAACACACCACCTCATCTTTTTTGTAAGAGtcatttttgtatttattcTTCCATGAAGAACCTTAAtgctttctttgatttcttcttttatatCTTCTGTCTCTTTGCCCCATTATCTTCTTGAATCTTCTAGCTATCATGGCCAATTCTTTATCCTTATCACTTGAgagattttttaattcttcttcAAGTGAGCTTACCTTTAATGCTAGACTGTTCTTTTTTTCTGTAGCTTCTTTATTCtcctcctctttttttttttttcatttccaaCACATGTGTAAGAAGTGAGCCACATATCTCATCAAGGGCGATTGCATTGAGATCTTTTGCTTCTTGAATAATAGCCACTTTTGGTTTTCAGCTCTTACGTAAGCTTCTAAGTAATCTCTTTGAACATGTTGGTTGAGCTTGTTTGTAATGTTGGTGAACCTATCGAACATGGTGCTAATATCTTCACCTAGTTCCACTTTGAACATGTCATAATTATGGGTGAAAAAGgtaattttggactccttaacttgagaagtcccttcataaatgattttaagtttttttccaaatttctCTAGTTGTGGTACAGCTAGAAATCTTGTTAAACTCTACAAGGGTTAAGGCATAACGAAGAGTGTTAGTAGCATTGAAATTAATATGGACTTTTTTCATTTCTGCCTCAGTCCACTCTTCTTTAGCTTTGGGCATTTTTTCACTAGAAATAAAGTTTACACTAATGGGAATGTAAGACCTTCGATGATcacatcccacatttcataatccacaactctaatgtaaattgatattttagtGCTCCAATATAGGTAATTTGATCCATCAAATAGAGGAGGCTTATTTATGGATCGACTTTCAGCAGCACAAGACTTTTGCATAGCCATTGAATCTCCCATAaagatgttaagccttaaaatcAAGAGTTAGGTTttaataccacttgttggtttCAAAGAAAGTGCTAAAGGGGGATAAATaatgtgagaccctgtcaagctcgattaaaagatggtattgtaccgagtggtacaactaagttaaatcgagtcttgaactaattcaaataaaaattctaagaggaaattgaaaattttgaaacccacagaatggcttagaatagtgattctgagttcaaggtccagtttggagtccatcaggaaaattgatcGATTAGTgacaaaacgatcattttaccatttgatgataaaatggagatttttagccaagatttgatcacatttgaccaagagtaattatatgaaatataattatgattattgaagtataaaatgatgtttagcagtgaaaaaattatgattcctggtatttttggagcacaagggcaaaatggtaattttgccactaaatgactaaacgaaaatttttataaaacgagttttttgccccatttggttaatattgatcaatgttagtgttatttgaggtttaaaagtagaaataatttgattccggtacattttagagtataggggcaaaatcgtaattttttcgcTCCGGgagcaaatcggtaaattttttatcccagcacttgtcaaggccaagggattttattcatcctGTAAAttgataaacatgagaaatgtgtggaatggtgacatgtgtcaaaatatcatccattcattattttctttataaaaggcataaaaatcagcccatttctctcatagtgatcagccaaaccagaagagaagagaaaccaaggaagaacaagccctaggtgggaaaaatcaaagagaaagtgttggaattcaaagaaacaagctaggtaagttaaaatttctttaattctccttgatacctagcttacctatgcttttgttcttgattttcatggttgaatattgagttatcatgatgaattcaattctgaaaaatgggtatggaagaggaattgttgttggaataatttgattttagactatgttagtgtttagggataattaagcatggttataaacaaaaacacaaaagaaatattcaatttctctagggttccttgttggtcgaaccatgagggctgaatatcaatgggggcttgtttttgtttcaaggaaaatggcttggaaaatgatgaattaaggtgaaatggttatgtagaaaaattttCGGTGCTACTGCACCAAATGatcgaatttttctataaggaactgtgagggttcaaatgctgaatttggctttatttaaatggtatgtggtaaattaaggtattataagagaaatggattaatttgaaGTGAAATTGGAAGAATTGACCAATTTATCAGATgaaaatcgacttaggccaCTACCGGatctagatggctacccgtgcatttttcatttcatatcatatatatatcgagcctgaaatagcttatgactgttagacacaatttaattggaatatgtgtcatggattatggctaagtggtgagccattgcatacgggtaaaggactgacccggttatgtgcgagtaggagtgcacataagccgttgttgacccgactatgtgtgagtgggagtgcacataatcTGTCGTTGCCTCCGTAGCGAAGAGGAGATGCTCCGTGATCTCCCACCCCTAGTGACAAACTTGATATCAGAGCAAAAGGAAAGATAACCCTATTCTTGGAAACTCTCGCATATGATCTGTGGCGAAGTATGACTCTCCGCCCAGGAGCTTAAAATAGAAGGGAAGGGACTACTCCATTGTTTTGTGATCCGGAGTGAAGTGCACCTCTTGCCGAGTGCTCTAATAAGTGCTTATAGAAGATGGGTGCTTCGTGATCTCCCACCCTATGAGTGCTTTGATAGGTACCCATTGTTGCCTCCGTAGCGAAAGGGAGGGATGCTTCGTGATCTCCCACCCCCTAGTGACAATAGTATAAGCCGTtacatatgagatgatgacgatgggatggtgtgcatgatgatgatgatgggatggtgtgcatgttgatgatgggtatatggttgtaaatgcaaatatgtaagcatttgttttgttgaaatttggaagtttacatgtgttacatgttgctattgttattttagtaggatgacttgttttaagggaaaaatgagactttttccttgatgttctggttctcgctgcagcgagaatgaagttcgctacagcgagaaactttctgtctattttgctaacttgtgggtttttgccatatatcccatttctttggtaccatagttgagcatggatttttgtaaagtgatttactcatgtggggtttacatgaggggtttaaaggagctaaaacaattgcatggttttgagaaaatgaatgcatcatgatttcgataaacattccttatggtatgcttgttcccatcttgttcactcactgagtattgtactcacgttttataaaaattcatgttttcagatcaggtgactgttggaccctagatcgaggagtccccgtagtgcatctcttgggtatgtgtctggcattcgatagtaatcccttttattgtaaatgtctccgctggaagtcatgggtccttttgtattgtgaatacaatctaacaatgtgaatatgtgtatgcaatgtaaattgctaaatacatgactggtatagtgcatgtatattattatcgataatgccattgtgttttggctatgttcacacccggaaaaaagtgtgtgtgtgtatgcatgatatgataaatttgttaagcaaaggtaaatggataggcttgcttgggcttagtgagctatgctcattgagctcatgcgtcGATCATGGTCCgaaaaattgggtcgtgacaaataacacttaaaaatattttggaatgTAATTCCTTGGAAGATAAAAAATTGCTTGGAAGATTTAAGATTGATAGCTTAAAGCGTGTTGAGGTTAATTAGTGAGCACCAAGTAAGGAGAGGTTAGAAGAAATggacaaaatataatatttatagtggttcggtcaaCCTTACTTACATCTACTATATTGATCTTCTCAattaaggattttcaacccaatcaaggttattcttttttatttattttctttctaatcTTGACTTGTCTTTTACCATTTATCAATCTAACCTTTTAGTCGTATCtcataactttttttaaagtcacaaaattttattttctttttaataaaaatagatctggattttaatttgaatacttaattttaaaatttaataatttgttttgttAAATAGAATTTGGAATTTGTTTTGGAGCATGAGGTAACTAAGCATCTATATGCCAAAATCAACTAAGCAGAGGTAagcataaatatataattattatcttTGAGATGGTAATAAATAAGCACATAACTCTAAAGAAATTGATCAAACAACAACAGTAttaatatataagaaaaagagaataagtaatttaataaaaaacacaaaaaaaccTGATACGAAAgctattaatttttcttatatgcatatatttttgtataaaaaaatatttttcttacatgcatatctttttatatataaaaaaaatatttttcttacatGCGGTAAACTTTAGAAATCAACTTGTCTTGAACCGATTAAACTTAGAAATCAAAACCATGTAACGATCAAGAGTATCAAGCTTCTTTCGGGGTTCCATTTAGAATCAAGAATCAAATCCTATTCATATTAGCAGGCGGTCTTAGAGAAATTATTCACAGCaactatttcttttatttttttctcaacaaaTCTACCATTCATGTGTTCTGGAAGAGGTGGAGGAAATCAAAGATGTTAACATCAAAAGATTTACATAATGTTGATGATCGTGGTTCATGACAAAACCTGAAGAAGGAGATTGAAGCAGTGACTGATAATGAAAGCCAACGGCTAATAAAACTAACTGAAATGGTGTTGGAAGGGTTTATAAATCGCTTAGCCAAGGAATTcgcaaggaaaaagaaaatgatcaTTGAGAAAAAAGATATCAAATGTTGCTTTGGAATTGGAACTGGAAGCCAAAGTTCTTctgttgaagaagaaaagaagagtaCTTGATCAGGAAGCAAAAGAAGCAGAAGACAAGCATTAACAAGAAGCAGAAACAGAGGATAGATAGTGAGATAAGGCGAAACAAGAGAAAGAGTTTTGATCTACTTGTAAAGCTTACTGTATTAGGTTTAGAACCGCCTCCCGATATGCCACAAGTGTTCAATAATTGCATTGAAAACTTGGATGTGATTGACATCTGGTTATACAGAAGTTTATAAAGCCTACTGATTTGAATCACAGGCATAATCGATTGTCAATAACATTGGAATAAGTGAAGAGTAAGTTTCTGAGTGAAGCTAAtgaggaaaaattcaagaataATGGGAGAATGGATGTTATATTGGTAGAACCATATCTTGAGGTATCGAAACTGCACTTGACCAAGTGGCTCATCGGAGGGAGCCTTGTATATGTTTTCAGGACTCAGTGGAATCACGTTGTCAGGAACAATGTTGATAATGTCAAGCCAGAGGTAGTTGTACAAATTTGGCCATTGCGTGCTGGATTTGAATCATAGCTTAGTTTTGTAGTGATCAAGATTAAAGATGGGAAGATGCTCAACGAATTTAATTAGGCAATGAGTTGAAGGTTGCAGTGAAACAAGATTCTAATAATTGGAGAATAGTTGAAgggccttttttttttttatcaatctaacttcatttttttcctttaaacttAATGTTTCTAGTTTGAACCAAGTAATTAAGCTTAGACTACTTTAtgttagttatttttttattagaatCTTCTTTCTACAAGTAATCCATTTTATCTatgatttttttcctttaaattgCTCAATTTAGTGGTGATGAATCATTATGATGAATGAACAAATATagcaaatttttattttttgttttgttttcctgTGTTTTGTTCATAAAGTTCTCTTGTGTTTATACCCAATTATAAAGTTTAGGTTCTGACTTGAACCCAAAACCTATTAAGCAGTACCACTAGTAGTAGTTGGTCGCAACAAATGTACCCTTTCACTAGATAGTTGTGCTGAAGTATGTGcaaataatataattgcatTTCAATTACGGCTAAGTCAGAGGGGGTTGAGGCAGCTTGTAATGTTATGCTATGATGAGGAGGGGATGATAGTTTGTTAGTGCAATAAgtttaatgtaaataatttcaagagggggtgaattggaTAATTTTGAacgttttaaaaaatttctttccaattttaagaatataaaattttctcaGGTCAAGTccactttttaaaataagtaagacaattgatttgttgaaaaataagagaagTTAAGAatatagataaaattaaggagagaaagaaaatcaatacAATAGTTTTTGTAGAGATTTGGCCTCTTTGCTTATATCCTGTCTCCTAGATTCACTAAGAAGTTTTAAAATCTACTATTGAAATAAAGTTCAATACAATGCCTTTTATGGATCAAGCACAATCACTCTACCTTTTACtttggttaaggtataaccactCAAATACTACCTTTTCAattggttaaggtataaccactCACAAAATCACAATAAAAGAGATGGGTACAGTTAAAATGCCTCTTAAAGGTCGAATACCAAGTTAAGTACAATGTTTGATGAGGAAGagaataagaaataaaagattaataaaTGATACACTTGAAGACTTAAGTGAtaagagaaaagaacaaagaatATTAAATGATTGAAGCTGAATTATTCTGTTGGAACTTCTTAAGGCACTTAGAAGTGCATTTATTGTTGAAATAGCCATTTAGCTTTTCATCCCAAGCTCTAATAGTCATattgtattgatacattagaAAACTTATCCATGTATGctacatttattttttgaaaacccaagaaaatctatcaataaattttgagatgtatcgatagattttaGACATAATGTATTCTGTGATAAATCAATAGATACATTTattaatgtatcgatactttttaACTTGATTGCAAGGGTTTGAACACTCTGttcaaaatgtatcgatatatctattaatgtatcgatacttttggagtaattaatattttgtaaaatttctatcgatacattttaaGAATCTACAAATTGATTGAGTTTgactttgtaaattttgactttt from Theobroma cacao cultivar B97-61/B2 chromosome 5, Criollo_cocoa_genome_V2, whole genome shotgun sequence carries:
- the LOC108662024 gene encoding uncharacterized protein LOC108662024, whose product is DDDGMVCMKQKKQKTSINKKQKQRIDSEIRRNKRKSFDLLVKLTIQKFIKPTDLNHRHNRLSITLE